The nucleotide window ACCATAAGTATCACCTTCTTCCGTAAGTCAGCAGAAGAAGTTCTGGGCATGACCACCTCTGAAGCCGAAGAGATCATTGCCACCACTGGAGATGAGGGATCCCTGGAAGAAAAAGTAGGCGATCTAGTGGGTAGACAGATCACAGTGATCGCCGATGCAAGCTTCGATGAATATAACGAGGAAGTGCGTTTAAACGCCAGGAAAATGGTGGATGTTAAACTTTAATTACTTGTAATGGAAAAATAAAAAGTGTAAGTTATACAACTTTTAAATCCATTTAAGAAACCCAGCTATTTAATAAAAGATATCTAACTAATTAAACAAGTTCAAAAGGAGATTAAAATGGTGGAACTGGAAGATTTACCTAATGTGGGAGAAAAAACCGCTCAAAAATTAAGAGATGCTGGTTTTGCTGATATGATGCGACTGGCCACAGCCACTGCCAAAGAACTCAGTGTTAAAGCTGAGATTGGTGAAGGAGTTGCAGAAAAGGTTATCGAAGCTGCTCGTAAGGCAGAACAGATTGACTTTGAAACAGCCCTGGATGTGATGGAACGCAGAAAAGATGTGGGCCACATAATCACAGGGAGTACTGGTTTAGACGAGTTAATTGGAGGAGGAATAGAAACACAGGCAATAACCGAGGTTTTTGGAGAATTCGGATCAGGTAAAAGCCAAATATCCCATGAAATTGCAGTTACTGTGCAGTTACCCCCAGAAAAAGGAGGATTATGTGGAGAATGTGTTTTTATTGACACTGAAAACACTTTCAGGCCAGAAAGGATAAAACAAATAGCAGAAGGGTTCAATCTAGATGTAGAAGAAGTTTTAGGTAAGATACATATTGCCAGGGCTTTTAATTCCGCCCACCAGATACTCATGGCTGATAAAGTCAACGAACTCATACAAAAAGGTGTGAATATTCGTCTGGTAATTGTTGATTCCCTTACTTCCCACTTCCGTGCAGAATATGTAGGAAGGGAGTCTTTAGCCAATCGACAACAGAAACTGAACCAGCACCTGCACACCCTGCAGAACATAGCCAACACCTACAACGTGGCCGTTTTTGTAACCAACCAGGTGCAGGCCCGTCCAGACGCCTTCTTCGGAAGCCCCACAAAGGCCATTGGAGGACACGTACTGGGACATGCATCAACCTACAGAATATGGCTCAAGAAAGGATTGGCAGGCAAACGTATTGCCCGTTTAATGGACAGCCCTCACCTGCCTGAAGGTGAAGCTGTGTTCAAGGTAGTTACCGAAGGAGTTGTTGATTAAACCACAGCAGAGAATGATTCCTTCTTTATTCTCCATTTTTTATTTAAAAAAAGTTTAAAAGTCCTCTTATTTTTACTAACTTCTTTACTGATTCATAACCATCAATGTGATAATATCCCTTTTCGGATAGTTTAGTCTGATCCCTACCAATCACTACACTGATACAAATCAAGATTATACAAAAATTAAAGATCAAAAATATTAAACGAGTGAAAACTGTCAAATAGGATTATTAATTGAGAATTGGTGGAATATTATTCTACTATATAAACCTTGTTTAAAAATTTTAATAGAAAACTTTATCCGTATAATAGATACAACCCTACACCATAAGATTAGTTAACTATCACAATGTGGAAAAAATAGGTGATCTAATTGGCAGAAGAAAATAAGCAAGAAGCAACTGAAGAACCAAAAGTCGGAGTCTACATATGTCACTGTGGTATCAACATCGGTGGAGTCGTTGATATTGAAGCAGTGGAAGAATACGCAGCAACCCTGCCCAATGTAGTAATATCCGAACAATATAAATACTTCTGTTCAGACCCTGGACAGGACATGATCCAACAGGATGTTAAAGAAGGTAAAGTTAACCGAGTAGTAGTAGCAGCATGTTCACCACGACTTCACGAACCCACCTTCCGAAGGTGTGTCAGAGAAGCCGGACTTAACCAGTTCCTTTTCGAATTTGCAAACCTAAGGGAGCAGGACTCCTGGGTGCACATGAACGAACCTGAAAAAGCAACTGAAAAAGCCAAAGACCTGGTCCGAATGGCTGTTGCTAAGGCCCGACTCCTGGAACCACTGGAAGCATCCAAGGTTAAAGTGGATAACAAAGCTCTGG belongs to uncultured Methanobacterium sp. and includes:
- the radA gene encoding DNA repair and recombination protein RadA, whose protein sequence is MVELEDLPNVGEKTAQKLRDAGFADMMRLATATAKELSVKAEIGEGVAEKVIEAARKAEQIDFETALDVMERRKDVGHIITGSTGLDELIGGGIETQAITEVFGEFGSGKSQISHEIAVTVQLPPEKGGLCGECVFIDTENTFRPERIKQIAEGFNLDVEEVLGKIHIARAFNSAHQILMADKVNELIQKGVNIRLVIVDSLTSHFRAEYVGRESLANRQQKLNQHLHTLQNIANTYNVAVFVTNQVQARPDAFFGSPTKAIGGHVLGHASTYRIWLKKGLAGKRIARLMDSPHLPEGEAVFKVVTEGVVD